In Rhizobium sp. CIAT894, the following are encoded in one genomic region:
- a CDS encoding Tm-1-like ATP-binding domain-containing protein, whose amino-acid sequence MSPAAPLPRILVIGTGDTKCDELQFMASVIEEAGGRPVMVDVSILGDPPYIPDYSKHDIARAAATSIAEIAESGDENSAMAAMARGAAALTRRLYEEGLVDGIIVLGGSMGTDLALDVAAVLPLGLPKFVVSTIAYSHLIPPERIAPDLMMILWAGGLYGLNSICRSVLSQACGAVVGAARHGTKPDRDRPLIGMTSLGSSCLKYMKHLRPELEKRGYDVAVFHSTGMGGRAFEAIAAQAGFAAVFDFCIQEVSNHHYGTVVTSGADRLENAGRAGIPQIVAPGAVDMVDLQAWQALPDIFFDRPYHAHNRLIGSVTTSPEGRREVARLIGQKLEQADAKTAFLLPTEGLQEWDKPDEPLHDPEGLAAFLDEMRRTVPPSVTFREVDAHINSPDFSAAALAIFDSWVAEGIIPQGRPS is encoded by the coding sequence ATGAGCCCTGCGGCTCCCCTGCCAAGGATACTCGTCATCGGAACCGGTGACACCAAATGCGACGAACTGCAATTCATGGCCTCCGTCATCGAGGAAGCGGGCGGCCGGCCTGTTATGGTCGATGTCAGCATTCTCGGCGATCCGCCCTATATTCCTGATTATTCCAAGCATGACATTGCCAGGGCTGCCGCGACCTCGATCGCGGAGATCGCCGAAAGCGGCGATGAAAACAGCGCCATGGCGGCCATGGCAAGGGGGGCGGCGGCATTGACCCGCCGGCTTTACGAGGAAGGGCTCGTCGATGGGATCATCGTGCTCGGAGGTTCGATGGGCACGGATCTGGCTCTCGATGTCGCTGCCGTCCTGCCGCTCGGCCTGCCGAAATTCGTGGTCTCGACCATCGCTTATTCCCATCTGATCCCGCCCGAGCGCATCGCGCCCGACCTGATGATGATCCTGTGGGCCGGCGGCCTCTACGGCCTCAACAGCATCTGCCGTTCGGTGCTGTCACAGGCCTGCGGCGCGGTCGTCGGCGCCGCCCGGCACGGGACCAAACCGGATCGCGACCGCCCGCTGATCGGCATGACCTCGCTCGGTTCCTCCTGCCTCAAATACATGAAGCATCTGCGGCCCGAACTGGAAAAGCGCGGCTATGACGTCGCCGTCTTCCATTCCACCGGCATGGGCGGTCGCGCCTTCGAAGCCATTGCCGCGCAGGCCGGTTTTGCCGCCGTCTTCGATTTCTGCATCCAGGAGGTCAGCAATCACCATTACGGCACGGTGGTGACGTCGGGAGCGGACAGGCTCGAAAATGCGGGCCGCGCCGGCATTCCGCAGATCGTCGCCCCCGGCGCCGTCGACATGGTCGATCTCCAGGCCTGGCAGGCCCTGCCCGACATTTTCTTCGACCGTCCCTACCATGCCCATAACCGGCTGATCGGGTCGGTGACGACCTCGCCGGAAGGCCGGCGGGAAGTCGCTCGGCTGATCGGACAAAAGCTGGAACAGGCCGACGCCAAGACCGCCTTCCTGCTGCCGACCGAAGGGCTGCAGGAATGGGACAAGCCGGACGAGCCGCTGCACGATCCGGAAGGCCTCGCCGCTTTCCTCGACGAGATGCGCCGCACTGTTCCGCCCTCCGTCACCTTCCGGGAAGTCGACGCCCACATCAATTCTCCCGACTTTTCGGCCGCAGCCCTTGCCATTTTCGACAGCTGGGTGGCTGAGGGCATCATTCCGCAAGGACGGCCATCATGA
- a CDS encoding HAD-IA family hydrolase, which translates to MTERALILDFGGVVTRTLFETHDITERTLGLPQGSLTWLGPFDTTTDPLWVAMQNREISERDYWLKRAGEVGRMVGEDWADMQTFVRRARGAEAELVLRPEARDAVLRAKEAGLKLAILSNELDLFYGVEFRQRFPLIALFDVIVDATYTRILKPDPRAYEQVLSELGLPREACVFVDDQKKNIEGAEAVGLPHVHFDVTRPAESYARALAMLGL; encoded by the coding sequence ATGACAGAACGCGCCCTCATCCTCGATTTCGGTGGCGTCGTCACTCGCACGCTGTTCGAGACCCATGACATCACCGAACGGACGCTCGGACTTCCGCAAGGTTCGCTCACCTGGCTCGGGCCGTTCGACACGACGACCGATCCGCTCTGGGTCGCGATGCAGAACCGCGAGATCAGCGAACGCGACTATTGGCTGAAACGGGCCGGCGAAGTCGGTCGGATGGTCGGCGAGGACTGGGCCGACATGCAGACCTTCGTGCGCCGCGCCCGCGGCGCCGAAGCCGAGCTGGTGCTGCGCCCGGAAGCGCGCGACGCCGTCCTGCGGGCCAAAGAGGCGGGACTGAAGCTCGCGATCCTGTCGAACGAACTCGATCTCTTTTACGGGGTCGAGTTCCGCCAGCGCTTTCCGCTGATCGCCCTCTTCGATGTCATCGTCGATGCCACCTACACCAGGATCCTCAAGCCCGATCCGCGCGCCTATGAGCAGGTGCTGTCCGAACTCGGACTGCCGCGCGAGGCCTGCGTTTTCGTCGACGACCAGAAGAAGAACATCGAAGGCGCCGAAGCCGTCGGATTGCCGCATGTGCATTTCGACGTGACCCGCCCTGCCGAAAGCTATGCCCGCGCCCTTGCGATGCTGGGCCTCTGA
- a CDS encoding IclR family transcriptional regulator, with protein sequence MSTIGKALSLLDTLSRLDKEVGLTDIARLCSLDKATARRFLVELEKHGFIEQDAESRRYRIGSAPVRLARIREARYPFLRVAVPFIKTLADSSAETVHLSEFSGGRLSTIHVEDPPRAHRIIVDVGSILPFHATASGLAFLAFCPPAEIDAALRKPLEKFTDHTVVDPQLVRGLLDETAARGFSISHQGLEAGVISTAAPVRAPDGRPVGCVAVAAPLSRTTKTAIDDFGAQAIAAANGISEKYYGSERLTGTSPKTRRRE encoded by the coding sequence ATGAGCACGATCGGAAAGGCGCTTTCATTGCTGGATACCCTGTCACGGCTAGACAAGGAGGTGGGTCTGACTGACATCGCCCGCCTGTGTTCGCTCGACAAGGCGACCGCCCGACGCTTTCTGGTGGAACTGGAAAAACACGGTTTCATCGAGCAGGACGCCGAAAGCCGCCGCTACAGGATCGGATCGGCGCCGGTTCGGCTCGCCCGCATCCGCGAGGCGCGCTATCCCTTCCTGCGGGTTGCCGTGCCCTTCATCAAGACGCTCGCCGATTCCTCGGCGGAGACGGTGCATCTTTCCGAATTCTCCGGCGGCAGGCTGTCGACCATCCATGTGGAAGATCCGCCGCGCGCGCACCGCATCATCGTCGATGTCGGCAGCATCCTGCCCTTTCACGCTACCGCATCCGGCCTTGCCTTCCTCGCCTTCTGCCCGCCGGCGGAGATCGATGCGGCGCTTCGAAAGCCGCTCGAAAAATTCACCGACCATACCGTCGTCGACCCGCAACTGGTCCGCGGCCTGCTCGACGAGACGGCCGCGCGCGGCTTTTCCATCAGCCATCAGGGTCTCGAAGCCGGCGTCATCAGCACTGCGGCGCCTGTGCGCGCGCCGGATGGCCGGCCGGTCGGCTGCGTAGCCGTCGCGGCACCGCTCTCACGCACCACCAAGACGGCCATTGACGACTTCGGCGCGCAGGCCATCGCCGCCGCCAACGGGATTTCAGAAAAATACTACGGGTCGGAAAGGCTCACGGGAACCAGTCCAAAAACCAGGAGGAGAGAGTGA